The DNA region TTTGGCCTATGCTAAGGCAGGAGCGACCATTGTTTTTAATGATATTACTCAGGAGCTGGTAGACAAAGGCTTATCAGCCTATCGTTCTGAGGGGATTGAAGCACATGGTTATGTTTGCGATGTAACGGATGAAGAAGGCATCCAAGCTATGGTGGCTCAAATCGAAGAAGAAGTTGGAGTCGTTGATATTTTAGTCAATAATGCAGGAATTATTCGCCGTGTGCCGATGATTGAGATGACGGCAGCTCAGTTCCGTCAGGTCATTGATATTGATTTGAATGCTCCTTTCATTGTTTCCAAGGCTGTTATTCCCTCAATGATTAAAAAGGGACATGGTAAGATTATCAATATCTGTTCTATGATGAGCGAGTTAGGACGTGAAACAGTTTCTGCCTATGCAGCAGCCAAGGGCGGTTTGAAGATGCTGACGAAAAATATCGCATCAGAATACGGAGAAGCTAATATTCAGTGTAATGGAATTGGCCCTGGCTATATTGCGACTCCTCAGACAGCTCCTTTACGGGAATTACAAGCAGATGGAACGCGCCATCCGTTTGATCAATTTATCATTGCCAAAACACCTGCAGCTCGTTGGGGAGAACCAGAGGATTTGATGGGACCGGCAGTGTTTTTGGCTAGTGATGCTAGTAATTTTGTCAATGGTCACATTCTTTATGTGGATGGAGGAATCTTGGCCTACATCGGAAAGCAACCGGTGGAATAAATAACAAGTAGTACGAAATACGAAAAACGAAAGGATTATATATGAAAATTGCACTTATCAATGAAAATAGTCAGGCAGCTAAAAACAGTCTTATCTTTGAAACCTTGAAGGAAGTTACAGACGCAAAAGGTTATCAAGTTTTTAACTATGGTATGTATGGAAAAGAGGGAGAAAACCAGCTAACCTATGTTCAAAATGGTTTATTAGCTTCTATCCTGCTTGTCAGCAAGGCAGCGGATTTTGTCATTACAGGATGTGGGACAGGTGTTGGTGCCATGCTTGCAGCCAACAGTTTTCCGGGTGTGACATGTGGTTTTGCGGTAGATCCGA from Streptococcus ruminantium includes:
- a CDS encoding gluconate 5-dehydrogenase; translation: MNQTFSMDQFSLKGKIALITGGSYGIGFAIALAYAKAGATIVFNDITQELVDKGLSAYRSEGIEAHGYVCDVTDEEGIQAMVAQIEEEVGVVDILVNNAGIIRRVPMIEMTAAQFRQVIDIDLNAPFIVSKAVIPSMIKKGHGKIINICSMMSELGRETVSAYAAAKGGLKMLTKNIASEYGEANIQCNGIGPGYIATPQTAPLRELQADGTRHPFDQFIIAKTPAARWGEPEDLMGPAVFLASDASNFVNGHILYVDGGILAYIGKQPVE